The following nucleotide sequence is from Marinibacterium anthonyi.
CCTCAATCGCCTGCTGGCGCTGACGATCGACATGCAGGCTGTGCTCTTCTCGGCCTTCGAAGAGCTTCTCGATGCGCGGATCGAGGGCGCCATCGCTGCCGGGGTCTACGACCTCGGGCTGGAGACCCTGCGCGCTGAAAGCTTCCGCGTGACGAATGCTCGGGTGATCTACACCCATCCCGGTTCCGGCGCTGAAACCCAGCTCCTCACCATCGCGGAAAAGCGGCGCAACACGCCGACCTGCCTGGCGGATGCGCTCGACTGGCTCGATGACCCGAAGGCGCGCCTTCTTGTCAACAGCCGCTCGGGCCGGGCGGCTGTGCAGGTGCCCGCCACCAGCCTGATGCTGGATGATGGCACCATCGAACCCCGGCTGAGGCTGATCCGCCCAACGGAGGCCAGCACCGTCCCAGCCCGGATGATGGAGGACACCCACTGGCTGGAGGCTGACCGCGCGGCCTTCTCCGCCGCTTGGACCGCGGAACTGGCCGAGGTGCCGGAGTTCAGCGAGTCCACCCTGCACATCGTGGCGGGGCTGCTGCTGCCGATCTGGAAGCAACTCCCCCAGGACGAAACCCGCGTCTACCGGCTGCAGACCGATGACGGTCAGCGCATCATCGGCCGCCGCGTCTCGCCTGCCTGGGTCGCGACCACGCTGGCCGCCGACGCGCCAAAGCTCACGGCGGCGCAGGTCCATGCTCTTGTACTCGAGGGCAAGACCGTGGTGCGGCTGGCCGAGGGGATGGAGTTGCACCGCTCCCGCGTCATGGGCGTAAACCGGATCGAACTCTCGGGCTTCACGGAAGCGGCCAAGGACCGGCTCAAGGCTGACGGTTTCTTCTCGGAGATCATCAGCTGGAAGCTGCGCCTCTTCTGCCCGACGGACTCAGCCGGCATCGCCGTGCTTGATCGTCTGCTTGCACGTTGTCCCGTGACGGGACTACATGCGCGCGGAGGTTGTTGAGCCATGTATTCCGAGACTGAAGAGGTGATCCGCGCACTGGCGGAGAATGCAGAGAACGTGTGTCGCGCCTACCTTCCCGCCGGACGGCGGGAAGGGTCCTACTGGATCGTGGGCGATCTGCAGAACAATCCCGGCCGGTCGCTCTTCGTGCGGCTGACCGGGCCTGCATCCGGGCCGGGCGCGGCCGGCAAGTTCACGGACGGCGCCACGGGCGAGCATGGCGATCTCCTCGACATCATCCGCGAGAGGACCGGGATCTCCCGCTTTCCCGATCTTCTGGCCGAGGCCCGGGCGCATTTGGGCCGTCCGCAGCCGGTCCTCCCGGATGCACCAGTGCCGAAGAAGGCCAAGGCCCCCGGTGGTACACCAGCGGCGGCGGCGCGGCTCTTCGCAGCCTCGGCGCCGGTCGCAGGCACGCTTGCTGATACCTACCTTCGCGCCCGGGGCCTGACCCAAGGCGGCATTAAGAGTGCGCTGCGCTTCCACCCGAAGTGCTGGCATCGGGATGAGGGCCAGACCCGGAGCCTCCCCAGACCGGCGATGATCGCCGCGGTCACCGATGGGGCTGGCGCCCTTCAGGGTGTGCATCGTACCTGGCTCGCGCCTGACGGACAGGGAAAGGCGCGGGTCGAGACGCAGCGGCGTGCCATGGGTCACCTTCTCGGCAATGCCGTCAGGCTGACCCCGCATGAGGACATCCTCGTCGTCGGCGAAGGCATAGAGACCATGCTGTCCTTGGTCGAGGCAGTGCCTGGCCTGCCCGTCTGGGCGGCGCTCTCGGCCTCGCACCTCAGAGCAG
It contains:
- a CDS encoding conjugative transfer relaxase protein TraI, with the translated sequence MYSETEEVIRALAENAENVCRAYLPAGRREGSYWIVGDLQNNPGRSLFVRLTGPASGPGAAGKFTDGATGEHGDLLDIIRERTGISRFPDLLAEARAHLGRPQPVLPDAPVPKKAKAPGGTPAAAARLFAASAPVAGTLADTYLRARGLTQGGIKSALRFHPKCWHRDEGQTRSLPRPAMIAAVTDGAGALQGVHRTWLAPDGQGKARVETQRRAMGHLLGNAVRLTPHEDILVVGEGIETMLSLVEAVPGLPVWAALSASHLRAVLLPEGVQRLYIAIDRDPAGQRAAERLSARATELGIAIRVLEPLLGDFNDDLRASGKDALRQHLAGQIGPEDRHRLSG